One stretch of Sander lucioperca isolate FBNREF2018 chromosome 13, SLUC_FBN_1.2, whole genome shotgun sequence DNA includes these proteins:
- the ddx46 gene encoding probable ATP-dependent RNA helicase DDX46 isoform X4: MGRESRHYRKRSASRGRSGSRSKSRSPDKRSKKDDRDRNRRERSRSRDRRRSRSRDRKRVRERRRSRSRDRRRSGSRSRARRSRSGSPSKSRRPDESRSNEKDNIDPLSDKKKIKEEKEDEKVEDQDFDQNKLEEEMRKRKERVEKWREEQRKKAIENIGEIKRELEEMKQGKKWSLEDDEDDDEDVSAPMEGDDDEDGEEKEETKEKEITEEKKEEGEKEEETPMVQQAEEDDVDPLDAYMEEVKQEVKKFNMGAMKGNDKKGAMTLTKVVTVVKTKKGPNTHKKKGELMENDQDAMEYSSEEEEVDLQTALTGFQTKQRKVLEPVDHGKIQYEPYRKNFYVEVPELARMSPEEVNVYRLELEGIAVKGKGCPKPIKTWVQCGVSMKILGAMRKHGYEKPTPIQAQAIPAIMSGRDLIGIAKTGSGKTIAFLMPMFRHIMDQRPLEESEGPISIIMTPTRELALQITKECKKFSKQLGLRVVCVYGGTGISEQIAELKRGAEIIVCTPGRMIDMLGANSGRVTNLRRVTYVVLDEADRMFDMGFEPQVMRIVDNVRPDRQTVMFSATFPRAMEALARRILAKPIEVQVGGRSVVCSDVEQHVLVIEEDKKFLKLLEILGHYQEKGSVIIFVDKQEHADTLLKDLMKASYPCMSLHGGIDQYDRDSIINDFKNGACRLMVATSVAARGLDVKQLILVVNYNCPNHYEDYVHRAGRTGRAGNKGFAYTFITEDQVRYAGDIIKALELSGSPVPSELERLWASFKDQQKAEGKTIKSSSGFSGKGFKFDETEHALANERKKLQKAALGLQDSDDEDGALDIEEQIESMFNSKKRVKDLSAPGSATGAAGSAAATSAAPGGLPGLGPPSAGNIQKLQMAKMLAIKINAQKNLGAEAQDVMQQATNAILRGGTIMTPSVSAKTIAEQLAEKINAKLNYTPVEKLEEEQRAAEQAETIKRYEEELEINDFPQTARWKVTSKEALQRIGEYSEAAITIRGTYFPPGKEPKEGERKIYLAIESANELAVQKAKTEITRLIKEELIRLQNSYQPTSKGRYKVL, from the exons ATGGGACGTGAGTCGAG ACACTACAGGAAGCGTTCTGCGTCTCGGGGACGGTCGGGTAGTCGATCAAAGAGTCGCTCCCCGGACAAACGCTCCAAGAAAGATGACCGAGACCGAAACAGGAGGGAGCGGTCACGGAGCCGGGACCGCCGCAGGTCCCGGTCCAGGGACAGAAAACGAGTCAG AGAGCGGAGGAGGTCCAGAAGCAGAGACAGGAGGAGGTCGGGCAGCAGGAGCCGAGCCCGCAGGTCCCGATCTGGTAGCCCCAGCAAGAGCAGGAGACCAGATGA GTCCAGGAGCAATGAGAAAGACAACATTGATCCTTTATCTGACAAGAAAAAGattaaagaagagaaagaggatGAGAAGGTTGAGGAT CAAGACTTTGACCAAAACaagctggaggaggagatgaggaagaggaaggagcgAGTGGAGAAGTGGAGGGAAGAGCAGAGGAAGAAGGCCATCGAAAACATCGGAGAGATCAAGAGAGAACTGGAGGAGATGAAGCAGGGCAAGAAGTGGAGCCTGGAGGATGACGAGG ATGATGACGAGGATGTTTCAGCTCCAATGGAGGGAGACGATGACGAAGATggggaagagaaggaggagacgaaagagaaggagataacggaggagaagaaggaggagggtgagaaggaggaggagactccCATGGTGCAGCAGGCGGAGGAGGACGACGTGGATCCTCTGGACGCCTACATGGAGGAGGTGAAGCAGGAGGTGAAGAAGTTCAACATGGGAGCCATGAAAGGAAATGATAAG AAAGGAGCAATGACATTAACCAAAGTGGTGACCGTTGTTAAAACCAAGAAAGGACCCAACACTCACAAGAAGAAGGGGGAGCTGATGGAGAATGACCAGGATGCTATGGAA TACTcgtcagaggaggaggaggtggatcTGCAGACGGCTCTGACTGGCTTCCAGACCAAACAAAGGAAGGTCCTAGAGCCCGTTGACCACGGAAAGATCCAGTACGAGCCGTACCGCAAAAACTTCTATGTGGAGGTCCCTGAGCTTGCCAGGATGAGTCCAGAAG AAGTGAACGTGTACAGGCTGGAACTGGAAGGCATTGCTGTTAAAGGGAAGGGCTGTCCCAAACCCATCAAGACCTGGGTGCAGTGTGGAGTGTCTATGAAGATCCTCGGTGCTATGAGGAA GCACGGCTATGAGAAGCCCACCCCTATCCAGGCCCAGGCCATCCCTGCCATCATGTCAGGCCGAGACCTGATTGGCATCGCTAAGACCGGCAGCGGGAAAACCATAGCCTTCCTGATGCCCATGTTCCGACACATCATGGACCAGAGGCCCCTGGAGGAGTCTGAGGGACCAATCT CTATAATCATGACCCCGACCAGAGAATTGGCTCTGCAGATCACCAAGGAATGTAAGAAGTTCTCTAAACAGCTGGGACTCAGGGTGGTGTGTGTTTATGGAGGCACTGGCATCAGCGAACAG ATTGCTGAGCTGAAGAGAGGAGCTGAGATCATCGTGTGCACACCTGGAAGAATGATTGACATGTTGGGGGCCAACAGCG GTCGTGTCACAAACCTGCGCAGAGTAACATACGTGGTGTTGGATGAAGCAGACAGGATGTTTGACATGGGCTTCGAGCCACAG GTGATGCGTATTGTGGACAACGTGCGTCCAGACCGCCAGACGGTCATGTTTTCGGCTACCTTCCCCAGAGCCATGGAGGCCCTGGCTCGTAGGATCCTGGCCAAGCCCATTGAGGTCCAGGTGGGAGGCCGCAGCGTCGTCTGCTCTGATGTGGAACAACACGTG CTGGTGATTGAGGAGGACAAGAAGTTCCTGAAGCTGCTAGAGATTCTGGGTCACTACCAGGAGAAGGGCTCGGTCATCATCTTTGTGGACAAACAGGAGCATGCAGACACACTGCTAAAAGACCTGATGAAAGCCTCGTACCCCTGCATGTCACTGCATGGAG GAATTGACCAGTACGACAGAGACAGCATCATCAACGACTTTAAGAATGGAGCATGTCGCCTGATGGTGGCCACCTCTGTGGCAGCCAGAGGCCTGGACGTCAAGCAGCTGATCCTGGTGGTCAACTACAACTGTCCCAACCACTACGAGGACTACGTCCACAGGGCTGGACGCACAGGCAGAGCAGGCAACAAG GGCTTCGCCTACACCTTCATCACAGAGGATCAGGTTCGCTATGCTGGGGATATCATCAAAGCTTTGGAGCTCTCCGGCTCTCCTGTCCCATCTGAACTAGAGCGGCTTTGGGCCTCCTTCAAAGACCAACAGAAAGCG GAGGGTAAGACCATCAAGAGCAGCAGTGGCTTCTCAGGAAAAGGCTTTAAGTTTGATGAAACAGAACACGCATTGGCGAATGAGAGAAAGAAGTTGCAGAAAGCTGCTCTTGGACTGCAGGACTCAGATGATGAGGACGGAGCCCTGGAT ATTGAGGAGCAAATCGAGAGCATGTTCAACTCCAAGAAGAGGGTGAAGGATCTGTCTGCTCCCGGCTCGGCCACCGGTGCTGCAGGATCAGCTGCCGCCACATCAGCTGCCCCAGGCGGGCTGCCAGGCCTCGGACCCCCATCTGCTGGTAACATCCAGAAACTGCAGATGGCCAAGATGCTGGCGATCAAGATCAACGCTCAGAAGAACCTGGGCGCAGAGGCTCAG GATGTGATGCAGCAGGCCACCAACGCCATCCTGCGGGGCGGTACCATCATGACACCCTCTGTCTCAGCCAAGACCATCGCGGAGCAGCTGGCGGAGAAGATCAACGCCAAGCTGAACTACACCCCCGTGGAGAAGCTGGAAGAGGAGCAGCGGGCGGCTGAACAGGCCGAGACCATCAAGAGATACGAAGAGGAGCTGGAGATAAACGACTTCCCTCAG ACGGCCCGGTGGAAGGTGACGTCTAAAGAAGCTCTGCAGAGGATCGGTGAATACTCTGAAGCCGCCATCACCATCAGAGGAACCTATTTCCCTCCAGGCAAAGAGCCCAAGGAGGGAGAACGCAAGATCTACCTGGCTATTGAGA GTGCAAATGAACTGGCTGTGCAGAAAGCCAAAACAGAGATTACGCGATTAATCAAGGAAGAGCTCATCAGATTA CAAAATTCCTACCAGCCGACAAGCAAAGGCCGGTACAAAGTGTTGTAG
- the ddx46 gene encoding probable ATP-dependent RNA helicase DDX46 isoform X3, producing the protein MGRESRHYRKRSASRGRSGSRSKSRSPDKRSKKDDRDRNRRERSRSRDRRRSRSRDRKRVRRSRSRERRRSRSRDRRRSGSRSRARRSRSGSPSKSRRPDESRSNEKDNIDPLSDKKKIKEEKEDEKVEDQDFDQNKLEEEMRKRKERVEKWREEQRKKAIENIGEIKRELEEMKQGKKWSLEDDEDDDEDVSAPMEGDDDEDGEEKEETKEKEITEEKKEEGEKEEETPMVQQAEEDDVDPLDAYMEEVKQEVKKFNMGAMKGNDKKGAMTLTKVVTVVKTKKGPNTHKKKGELMENDQDAMEYSSEEEEVDLQTALTGFQTKQRKVLEPVDHGKIQYEPYRKNFYVEVPELARMSPEEVNVYRLELEGIAVKGKGCPKPIKTWVQCGVSMKILGAMRKHGYEKPTPIQAQAIPAIMSGRDLIGIAKTGSGKTIAFLMPMFRHIMDQRPLEESEGPISIIMTPTRELALQITKECKKFSKQLGLRVVCVYGGTGISEQIAELKRGAEIIVCTPGRMIDMLGANSGRVTNLRRVTYVVLDEADRMFDMGFEPQVMRIVDNVRPDRQTVMFSATFPRAMEALARRILAKPIEVQVGGRSVVCSDVEQHVLVIEEDKKFLKLLEILGHYQEKGSVIIFVDKQEHADTLLKDLMKASYPCMSLHGGIDQYDRDSIINDFKNGACRLMVATSVAARGLDVKQLILVVNYNCPNHYEDYVHRAGRTGRAGNKGFAYTFITEDQVRYAGDIIKALELSGSPVPSELERLWASFKDQQKAEGKTIKSSSGFSGKGFKFDETEHALANERKKLQKAALGLQDSDDEDGALDIEEQIESMFNSKKRVKDLSAPGSATGAAGSAAATSAAPGGLPGLGPPSAGNIQKLQMAKMLAIKINAQKNLGAEAQDVMQQATNAILRGGTIMTPSVSAKTIAEQLAEKINAKLNYTPVEKLEEEQRAAEQAETIKRYEEELEINDFPQTARWKVTSKEALQRIGEYSEAAITIRGTYFPPGKEPKEGERKIYLAIESANELAVQKAKTEITRLIKEELIRLQNSYQPTSKGRYKVL; encoded by the exons ATGGGACGTGAGTCGAG ACACTACAGGAAGCGTTCTGCGTCTCGGGGACGGTCGGGTAGTCGATCAAAGAGTCGCTCCCCGGACAAACGCTCCAAGAAAGATGACCGAGACCGAAACAGGAGGGAGCGGTCACGGAGCCGGGACCGCCGCAGGTCCCGGTCCAGGGACAGAAAACGAGTCAG GCGCTCCCGGAGCAGAGAGCGGAGGAGGTCCAGAAGCAGAGACAGGAGGAGGTCGGGCAGCAGGAGCCGAGCCCGCAGGTCCCGATCTGGTAGCCCCAGCAAGAGCAGGAGACCAGATGA GTCCAGGAGCAATGAGAAAGACAACATTGATCCTTTATCTGACAAGAAAAAGattaaagaagagaaagaggatGAGAAGGTTGAGGAT CAAGACTTTGACCAAAACaagctggaggaggagatgaggaagaggaaggagcgAGTGGAGAAGTGGAGGGAAGAGCAGAGGAAGAAGGCCATCGAAAACATCGGAGAGATCAAGAGAGAACTGGAGGAGATGAAGCAGGGCAAGAAGTGGAGCCTGGAGGATGACGAGG ATGATGACGAGGATGTTTCAGCTCCAATGGAGGGAGACGATGACGAAGATggggaagagaaggaggagacgaaagagaaggagataacggaggagaagaaggaggagggtgagaaggaggaggagactccCATGGTGCAGCAGGCGGAGGAGGACGACGTGGATCCTCTGGACGCCTACATGGAGGAGGTGAAGCAGGAGGTGAAGAAGTTCAACATGGGAGCCATGAAAGGAAATGATAAG AAAGGAGCAATGACATTAACCAAAGTGGTGACCGTTGTTAAAACCAAGAAAGGACCCAACACTCACAAGAAGAAGGGGGAGCTGATGGAGAATGACCAGGATGCTATGGAA TACTcgtcagaggaggaggaggtggatcTGCAGACGGCTCTGACTGGCTTCCAGACCAAACAAAGGAAGGTCCTAGAGCCCGTTGACCACGGAAAGATCCAGTACGAGCCGTACCGCAAAAACTTCTATGTGGAGGTCCCTGAGCTTGCCAGGATGAGTCCAGAAG AAGTGAACGTGTACAGGCTGGAACTGGAAGGCATTGCTGTTAAAGGGAAGGGCTGTCCCAAACCCATCAAGACCTGGGTGCAGTGTGGAGTGTCTATGAAGATCCTCGGTGCTATGAGGAA GCACGGCTATGAGAAGCCCACCCCTATCCAGGCCCAGGCCATCCCTGCCATCATGTCAGGCCGAGACCTGATTGGCATCGCTAAGACCGGCAGCGGGAAAACCATAGCCTTCCTGATGCCCATGTTCCGACACATCATGGACCAGAGGCCCCTGGAGGAGTCTGAGGGACCAATCT CTATAATCATGACCCCGACCAGAGAATTGGCTCTGCAGATCACCAAGGAATGTAAGAAGTTCTCTAAACAGCTGGGACTCAGGGTGGTGTGTGTTTATGGAGGCACTGGCATCAGCGAACAG ATTGCTGAGCTGAAGAGAGGAGCTGAGATCATCGTGTGCACACCTGGAAGAATGATTGACATGTTGGGGGCCAACAGCG GTCGTGTCACAAACCTGCGCAGAGTAACATACGTGGTGTTGGATGAAGCAGACAGGATGTTTGACATGGGCTTCGAGCCACAG GTGATGCGTATTGTGGACAACGTGCGTCCAGACCGCCAGACGGTCATGTTTTCGGCTACCTTCCCCAGAGCCATGGAGGCCCTGGCTCGTAGGATCCTGGCCAAGCCCATTGAGGTCCAGGTGGGAGGCCGCAGCGTCGTCTGCTCTGATGTGGAACAACACGTG CTGGTGATTGAGGAGGACAAGAAGTTCCTGAAGCTGCTAGAGATTCTGGGTCACTACCAGGAGAAGGGCTCGGTCATCATCTTTGTGGACAAACAGGAGCATGCAGACACACTGCTAAAAGACCTGATGAAAGCCTCGTACCCCTGCATGTCACTGCATGGAG GAATTGACCAGTACGACAGAGACAGCATCATCAACGACTTTAAGAATGGAGCATGTCGCCTGATGGTGGCCACCTCTGTGGCAGCCAGAGGCCTGGACGTCAAGCAGCTGATCCTGGTGGTCAACTACAACTGTCCCAACCACTACGAGGACTACGTCCACAGGGCTGGACGCACAGGCAGAGCAGGCAACAAG GGCTTCGCCTACACCTTCATCACAGAGGATCAGGTTCGCTATGCTGGGGATATCATCAAAGCTTTGGAGCTCTCCGGCTCTCCTGTCCCATCTGAACTAGAGCGGCTTTGGGCCTCCTTCAAAGACCAACAGAAAGCG GAGGGTAAGACCATCAAGAGCAGCAGTGGCTTCTCAGGAAAAGGCTTTAAGTTTGATGAAACAGAACACGCATTGGCGAATGAGAGAAAGAAGTTGCAGAAAGCTGCTCTTGGACTGCAGGACTCAGATGATGAGGACGGAGCCCTGGAT ATTGAGGAGCAAATCGAGAGCATGTTCAACTCCAAGAAGAGGGTGAAGGATCTGTCTGCTCCCGGCTCGGCCACCGGTGCTGCAGGATCAGCTGCCGCCACATCAGCTGCCCCAGGCGGGCTGCCAGGCCTCGGACCCCCATCTGCTGGTAACATCCAGAAACTGCAGATGGCCAAGATGCTGGCGATCAAGATCAACGCTCAGAAGAACCTGGGCGCAGAGGCTCAG GATGTGATGCAGCAGGCCACCAACGCCATCCTGCGGGGCGGTACCATCATGACACCCTCTGTCTCAGCCAAGACCATCGCGGAGCAGCTGGCGGAGAAGATCAACGCCAAGCTGAACTACACCCCCGTGGAGAAGCTGGAAGAGGAGCAGCGGGCGGCTGAACAGGCCGAGACCATCAAGAGATACGAAGAGGAGCTGGAGATAAACGACTTCCCTCAG ACGGCCCGGTGGAAGGTGACGTCTAAAGAAGCTCTGCAGAGGATCGGTGAATACTCTGAAGCCGCCATCACCATCAGAGGAACCTATTTCCCTCCAGGCAAAGAGCCCAAGGAGGGAGAACGCAAGATCTACCTGGCTATTGAGA GTGCAAATGAACTGGCTGTGCAGAAAGCCAAAACAGAGATTACGCGATTAATCAAGGAAGAGCTCATCAGATTA CAAAATTCCTACCAGCCGACAAGCAAAGGCCGGTACAAAGTGTTGTAG
- the ddx46 gene encoding probable ATP-dependent RNA helicase DDX46 isoform X2 produces the protein MGRESRYVRNIRHYRKRSASRGRSGSRSKSRSPDKRSKKDDRDRNRRERSRSRDRRRSRSRDRKRVRERRRSRSRDRRRSGSRSRARRSRSGSPSKSRRPDESRSNEKDNIDPLSDKKKIKEEKEDEKVEDQDFDQNKLEEEMRKRKERVEKWREEQRKKAIENIGEIKRELEEMKQGKKWSLEDDEDDDEDVSAPMEGDDDEDGEEKEETKEKEITEEKKEEGEKEEETPMVQQAEEDDVDPLDAYMEEVKQEVKKFNMGAMKGNDKKGAMTLTKVVTVVKTKKGPNTHKKKGELMENDQDAMEYSSEEEEVDLQTALTGFQTKQRKVLEPVDHGKIQYEPYRKNFYVEVPELARMSPEEVNVYRLELEGIAVKGKGCPKPIKTWVQCGVSMKILGAMRKHGYEKPTPIQAQAIPAIMSGRDLIGIAKTGSGKTIAFLMPMFRHIMDQRPLEESEGPISIIMTPTRELALQITKECKKFSKQLGLRVVCVYGGTGISEQIAELKRGAEIIVCTPGRMIDMLGANSGRVTNLRRVTYVVLDEADRMFDMGFEPQVMRIVDNVRPDRQTVMFSATFPRAMEALARRILAKPIEVQVGGRSVVCSDVEQHVLVIEEDKKFLKLLEILGHYQEKGSVIIFVDKQEHADTLLKDLMKASYPCMSLHGGIDQYDRDSIINDFKNGACRLMVATSVAARGLDVKQLILVVNYNCPNHYEDYVHRAGRTGRAGNKGFAYTFITEDQVRYAGDIIKALELSGSPVPSELERLWASFKDQQKAEGKTIKSSSGFSGKGFKFDETEHALANERKKLQKAALGLQDSDDEDGALDIEEQIESMFNSKKRVKDLSAPGSATGAAGSAAATSAAPGGLPGLGPPSAGNIQKLQMAKMLAIKINAQKNLGAEAQDVMQQATNAILRGGTIMTPSVSAKTIAEQLAEKINAKLNYTPVEKLEEEQRAAEQAETIKRYEEELEINDFPQTARWKVTSKEALQRIGEYSEAAITIRGTYFPPGKEPKEGERKIYLAIESANELAVQKAKTEITRLIKEELIRLQNSYQPTSKGRYKVL, from the exons ATGGGACGTGAGTCGAGGTATGTCCGAAATATCAG ACACTACAGGAAGCGTTCTGCGTCTCGGGGACGGTCGGGTAGTCGATCAAAGAGTCGCTCCCCGGACAAACGCTCCAAGAAAGATGACCGAGACCGAAACAGGAGGGAGCGGTCACGGAGCCGGGACCGCCGCAGGTCCCGGTCCAGGGACAGAAAACGAGTCAG AGAGCGGAGGAGGTCCAGAAGCAGAGACAGGAGGAGGTCGGGCAGCAGGAGCCGAGCCCGCAGGTCCCGATCTGGTAGCCCCAGCAAGAGCAGGAGACCAGATGA GTCCAGGAGCAATGAGAAAGACAACATTGATCCTTTATCTGACAAGAAAAAGattaaagaagagaaagaggatGAGAAGGTTGAGGAT CAAGACTTTGACCAAAACaagctggaggaggagatgaggaagaggaaggagcgAGTGGAGAAGTGGAGGGAAGAGCAGAGGAAGAAGGCCATCGAAAACATCGGAGAGATCAAGAGAGAACTGGAGGAGATGAAGCAGGGCAAGAAGTGGAGCCTGGAGGATGACGAGG ATGATGACGAGGATGTTTCAGCTCCAATGGAGGGAGACGATGACGAAGATggggaagagaaggaggagacgaaagagaaggagataacggaggagaagaaggaggagggtgagaaggaggaggagactccCATGGTGCAGCAGGCGGAGGAGGACGACGTGGATCCTCTGGACGCCTACATGGAGGAGGTGAAGCAGGAGGTGAAGAAGTTCAACATGGGAGCCATGAAAGGAAATGATAAG AAAGGAGCAATGACATTAACCAAAGTGGTGACCGTTGTTAAAACCAAGAAAGGACCCAACACTCACAAGAAGAAGGGGGAGCTGATGGAGAATGACCAGGATGCTATGGAA TACTcgtcagaggaggaggaggtggatcTGCAGACGGCTCTGACTGGCTTCCAGACCAAACAAAGGAAGGTCCTAGAGCCCGTTGACCACGGAAAGATCCAGTACGAGCCGTACCGCAAAAACTTCTATGTGGAGGTCCCTGAGCTTGCCAGGATGAGTCCAGAAG AAGTGAACGTGTACAGGCTGGAACTGGAAGGCATTGCTGTTAAAGGGAAGGGCTGTCCCAAACCCATCAAGACCTGGGTGCAGTGTGGAGTGTCTATGAAGATCCTCGGTGCTATGAGGAA GCACGGCTATGAGAAGCCCACCCCTATCCAGGCCCAGGCCATCCCTGCCATCATGTCAGGCCGAGACCTGATTGGCATCGCTAAGACCGGCAGCGGGAAAACCATAGCCTTCCTGATGCCCATGTTCCGACACATCATGGACCAGAGGCCCCTGGAGGAGTCTGAGGGACCAATCT CTATAATCATGACCCCGACCAGAGAATTGGCTCTGCAGATCACCAAGGAATGTAAGAAGTTCTCTAAACAGCTGGGACTCAGGGTGGTGTGTGTTTATGGAGGCACTGGCATCAGCGAACAG ATTGCTGAGCTGAAGAGAGGAGCTGAGATCATCGTGTGCACACCTGGAAGAATGATTGACATGTTGGGGGCCAACAGCG GTCGTGTCACAAACCTGCGCAGAGTAACATACGTGGTGTTGGATGAAGCAGACAGGATGTTTGACATGGGCTTCGAGCCACAG GTGATGCGTATTGTGGACAACGTGCGTCCAGACCGCCAGACGGTCATGTTTTCGGCTACCTTCCCCAGAGCCATGGAGGCCCTGGCTCGTAGGATCCTGGCCAAGCCCATTGAGGTCCAGGTGGGAGGCCGCAGCGTCGTCTGCTCTGATGTGGAACAACACGTG CTGGTGATTGAGGAGGACAAGAAGTTCCTGAAGCTGCTAGAGATTCTGGGTCACTACCAGGAGAAGGGCTCGGTCATCATCTTTGTGGACAAACAGGAGCATGCAGACACACTGCTAAAAGACCTGATGAAAGCCTCGTACCCCTGCATGTCACTGCATGGAG GAATTGACCAGTACGACAGAGACAGCATCATCAACGACTTTAAGAATGGAGCATGTCGCCTGATGGTGGCCACCTCTGTGGCAGCCAGAGGCCTGGACGTCAAGCAGCTGATCCTGGTGGTCAACTACAACTGTCCCAACCACTACGAGGACTACGTCCACAGGGCTGGACGCACAGGCAGAGCAGGCAACAAG GGCTTCGCCTACACCTTCATCACAGAGGATCAGGTTCGCTATGCTGGGGATATCATCAAAGCTTTGGAGCTCTCCGGCTCTCCTGTCCCATCTGAACTAGAGCGGCTTTGGGCCTCCTTCAAAGACCAACAGAAAGCG GAGGGTAAGACCATCAAGAGCAGCAGTGGCTTCTCAGGAAAAGGCTTTAAGTTTGATGAAACAGAACACGCATTGGCGAATGAGAGAAAGAAGTTGCAGAAAGCTGCTCTTGGACTGCAGGACTCAGATGATGAGGACGGAGCCCTGGAT ATTGAGGAGCAAATCGAGAGCATGTTCAACTCCAAGAAGAGGGTGAAGGATCTGTCTGCTCCCGGCTCGGCCACCGGTGCTGCAGGATCAGCTGCCGCCACATCAGCTGCCCCAGGCGGGCTGCCAGGCCTCGGACCCCCATCTGCTGGTAACATCCAGAAACTGCAGATGGCCAAGATGCTGGCGATCAAGATCAACGCTCAGAAGAACCTGGGCGCAGAGGCTCAG GATGTGATGCAGCAGGCCACCAACGCCATCCTGCGGGGCGGTACCATCATGACACCCTCTGTCTCAGCCAAGACCATCGCGGAGCAGCTGGCGGAGAAGATCAACGCCAAGCTGAACTACACCCCCGTGGAGAAGCTGGAAGAGGAGCAGCGGGCGGCTGAACAGGCCGAGACCATCAAGAGATACGAAGAGGAGCTGGAGATAAACGACTTCCCTCAG ACGGCCCGGTGGAAGGTGACGTCTAAAGAAGCTCTGCAGAGGATCGGTGAATACTCTGAAGCCGCCATCACCATCAGAGGAACCTATTTCCCTCCAGGCAAAGAGCCCAAGGAGGGAGAACGCAAGATCTACCTGGCTATTGAGA GTGCAAATGAACTGGCTGTGCAGAAAGCCAAAACAGAGATTACGCGATTAATCAAGGAAGAGCTCATCAGATTA CAAAATTCCTACCAGCCGACAAGCAAAGGCCGGTACAAAGTGTTGTAG